In Serratia sp. FDAARGOS_506, a genomic segment contains:
- a CDS encoding aldehyde dehydrogenase (NADP(+)), with the protein MPNDRYAAISGQQFIGGQRRAEGEATLLSLRADDGQPTGYRFHQATAAETAAAAEAAAVAFAPYSQLSAAQRANFLDAIAEELDALDEAFFAFAMQETALPPARLSGERARTSGQMRLFATLLRRGDVEGVRIDCALPQRSPLPRPDLRQYRVALGPVAVFGASNFPLAFSTAGGDTAAALAAGCPVVFKAHSGHMITAELTAQAIERARERTGMPAGVFNMIFGNRVGADLVQHPAIQAVGFTGSLQGGRALFDLAMQRLQPIPVFAEMSSINPVVILPQALARRGQHIAQELVSSFTLGCGQFCTKPGVIVALRGAAFDRLAETMSALVNAAEPQPMLNTGTLEHYRHGLAALDAHPGIRRLAGRSETPPHRATARLYQAEEALLLQADPLLQQEVFGPASILVAVDNEAQLHAALAALQGQLTATLLADDGDLDMATGLTTLLARKAGRVLFNGYPTGVEVCDAMVHGGPYPATSDARGTSVGTLAIERFLRPVCLQNTPAALLPPPLQDANPLNLLRLVNGVFTRDPLVSPAPN; encoded by the coding sequence ATGCCCAACGATCGCTACGCCGCCATCAGCGGCCAACAATTTATCGGCGGCCAACGCCGCGCCGAAGGGGAAGCGACGCTGCTCAGCCTGCGCGCCGACGACGGACAGCCGACCGGCTACCGCTTCCATCAGGCCACGGCGGCAGAAACCGCCGCCGCCGCAGAAGCCGCCGCCGTGGCCTTTGCACCTTATTCGCAGCTCAGCGCGGCACAACGCGCGAACTTTCTCGACGCCATCGCCGAGGAGTTAGACGCGTTGGATGAGGCTTTCTTCGCCTTCGCCATGCAGGAAACGGCCTTGCCGCCGGCGCGGTTGAGCGGTGAGCGCGCCAGAACCAGCGGCCAGATGCGGCTGTTCGCTACGCTGCTGCGGCGCGGTGACGTCGAGGGCGTGCGCATCGACTGCGCGCTGCCGCAGCGCTCCCCCCTGCCGCGCCCCGATCTGCGTCAATACCGCGTGGCGCTCGGCCCGGTGGCGGTATTCGGCGCCAGCAACTTCCCGCTGGCGTTCTCCACCGCGGGCGGCGATACCGCCGCCGCGCTCGCCGCCGGCTGCCCGGTCGTGTTCAAGGCGCACAGCGGCCATATGATCACCGCCGAGCTTACCGCTCAGGCGATCGAACGCGCACGGGAACGCACGGGGATGCCCGCCGGCGTTTTCAACATGATCTTCGGCAACCGCGTGGGGGCTGACCTGGTACAACATCCGGCGATTCAGGCAGTGGGATTCACCGGCTCGCTGCAAGGCGGCCGGGCGCTATTCGACCTGGCGATGCAACGCCTTCAACCTATCCCGGTCTTCGCCGAAATGTCGAGCATCAACCCGGTAGTGATCCTGCCACAGGCGCTGGCGCGACGCGGGCAGCACATCGCGCAGGAACTGGTTTCTTCCTTTACGCTCGGCTGCGGTCAGTTCTGCACCAAGCCCGGCGTGATCGTCGCGCTGCGCGGCGCCGCCTTCGATCGGCTGGCCGAAACGATGAGCGCCTTGGTCAACGCCGCCGAGCCGCAACCGATGCTGAATACCGGCACGCTGGAGCACTACCGCCACGGGCTGGCGGCCCTCGATGCGCACCCCGGTATACGCCGTCTGGCGGGCCGCAGCGAAACGCCCCCTCATCGGGCGACGGCACGGCTGTATCAAGCGGAGGAGGCACTGCTGCTGCAGGCCGATCCGCTGCTGCAACAGGAGGTCTTCGGCCCGGCCAGCATCCTGGTGGCGGTGGATAACGAAGCACAGCTGCACGCGGCGCTGGCGGCATTGCAAGGTCAGTTGACCGCCACGCTGCTGGCGGATGACGGCGATCTCGATATGGCCACCGGGCTGACGACGCTGTTGGCACGCAAGGCCGGTCGGGTGCTGTTCAACGGGTATCCGACCGGGGTAGAAGTGTGCGACGCCATGGTGCACGGCGGCCCCTATCCGGCGACCAGTGACGCACGCGGCACCTCGGTAGGCACGTTGGCCATCGAACGTTTCCTGCGGCCGGTCTGCCTGCAAAATACCCCTGCGGCGCTGTTGCCGCCGCCGCTGCAGGACGCCAACCCGCTCAACCTGCTGCGGCTGGTGAACGGCGTTTTCACCCGAGATCCCCTGGT
- a CDS encoding dihydrodipicolinate synthase family protein, giving the protein MSHKAISWSGVFPAVTTQFRNDFSLDLDATHTVIKNLVRDGVSGLVVCGTVGENTSMTVQEKLAVIEVARDAADGKVPVIAGIAEFTTAFAQNMAREAQKAGVDGIMVMPALVYSAKPHETAAHFRSVAGATDLPIMVYNNPPIYKNDVTPDILTSLVDCENIVCFKDSSGDTRRFIDLRNEVGDRFVLFAGLDDVVLESLAVGAQGWISGMSNAFPREGETLFRLAKEKRYEEALALYSWFMPLLHLDARPDLVQCIKLCEQRVGRGSAVTRPPRLALQGETLTEINAVIDKALATRPTLPNVGL; this is encoded by the coding sequence ATGAGCCATAAAGCCATAAGCTGGAGCGGCGTATTCCCGGCGGTGACGACCCAGTTCCGCAACGATTTCTCTCTGGACCTCGATGCCACTCATACGGTGATTAAAAACCTGGTGCGCGACGGCGTCTCCGGCCTGGTGGTGTGCGGCACCGTCGGTGAAAACACCTCGATGACGGTGCAAGAGAAGCTGGCGGTGATCGAAGTGGCAAGAGACGCCGCCGACGGTAAAGTACCGGTGATCGCCGGCATCGCCGAGTTCACCACCGCCTTCGCGCAGAACATGGCGCGTGAAGCGCAAAAGGCCGGCGTCGACGGCATTATGGTGATGCCGGCGCTGGTCTACTCCGCCAAGCCGCACGAAACCGCCGCGCACTTCCGCAGCGTCGCCGGCGCGACCGATCTGCCGATCATGGTCTACAACAATCCTCCCATTTACAAAAATGACGTCACGCCCGATATCCTGACCTCGCTGGTCGACTGCGAAAATATCGTGTGCTTCAAAGACTCTTCGGGCGACACCCGCCGCTTTATCGATCTGCGCAACGAAGTCGGCGATCGCTTCGTGCTGTTTGCCGGGTTGGACGATGTGGTGCTGGAAAGCCTCGCCGTTGGTGCGCAAGGCTGGATCTCCGGCATGTCCAATGCCTTCCCGCGCGAAGGGGAAACCCTGTTCCGGCTGGCGAAGGAAAAACGCTATGAGGAAGCGTTGGCGCTGTACAGCTGGTTTATGCCGCTGCTGCACCTCGATGCCCGCCCCGATCTGGTGCAGTGCATCAAACTCTGCGAACAGCGGGTCGGCCGCGGCAGCGCCGTCACTCGTCCGCCGCGCCTGGCGCTGCAGGGCGAGACGCTTACCGAGATCAACGCCGTGATCGATAAAGCGCTGGCTACTCGCCCTACGCTGCCGAACGTCGGCCTGTAA
- a CDS encoding AraC family transcriptional regulator, whose amino-acid sequence MRSTSDHQPQVSLSPPSLAGLSEQEDVFAIEHLSRLCDGLAQQRPNNLRDLLNTLALIAPLLNAIPNVVFFIKDAQARYLLANLTLARRCGFKTVTPLLGKTSADVFPAQLGSGYTEQDLRVLRHGVLIQDQLEMHLYNGRETGWCLTQKLALYDAQGKIIGMAGISHDLQEARANHPAYQRLAAIDIHIRRHYARPIALEELTALTGLSVAQIERYCKRIFHLTPRQMIHKVRLEKATELLAGDLPITDIALLCGYTDHSAFSRQFKAMTGSTPRDFRLTLSA is encoded by the coding sequence ATGCGATCCACTTCAGACCACCAGCCTCAGGTTTCTCTCTCGCCGCCTTCGCTAGCGGGGTTGTCGGAGCAGGAAGACGTTTTTGCCATTGAGCATCTGTCGCGCCTGTGCGACGGGCTGGCGCAACAGCGCCCGAACAACCTGCGCGACCTGCTGAATACGCTGGCGCTGATTGCGCCGTTGCTGAACGCGATTCCCAACGTGGTGTTCTTTATCAAAGACGCCCAGGCTCGCTACCTGTTGGCCAACCTGACGCTAGCCAGGCGTTGCGGTTTCAAAACCGTCACGCCGCTGCTGGGCAAGACCTCAGCCGACGTTTTTCCCGCTCAGCTTGGATCAGGCTATACCGAACAAGATCTGCGGGTATTGCGCCACGGCGTGCTGATTCAGGATCAGCTCGAAATGCACCTGTACAACGGCCGCGAAACCGGCTGGTGCCTGACGCAAAAGCTGGCGCTGTATGACGCGCAGGGAAAAATCATCGGTATGGCGGGTATTTCGCACGATCTGCAGGAAGCCAGGGCTAATCACCCGGCCTACCAACGGCTGGCGGCGATCGACATACACATCCGCCGCCACTACGCCCGGCCGATCGCGCTTGAGGAGCTGACGGCACTGACCGGGTTGTCGGTGGCGCAAATCGAACGTTACTGCAAACGTATCTTCCACCTCACCCCGCGGCAGATGATCCACAAAGTGCGGTTGGAAAAAGCCACGGAACTGCTGGCCGGTGATCTGCCGATCACCGACATTGCGCTACTGTGCGGCTATACCGATCACAGCGCCTTCAGCCGTCAATTCAAAGCGATGACCGGCTCTACGCCGCGCGATTTCCGCCTGACGCTTTCCGCTTAA
- a CDS encoding 4-hydroxyproline epimerase: protein MALSAHITALRAIDSHTGGEPTRLIVEGFPDLGEGSMAERRARFAQHYDDWRCAVMLEPRGNDVLVGALLCRPCSPQATAGVIFFNNSGYLGMCGHGTIGLIASLAHLGRIHAGCHLIETPVGTVNATLHEDGSVTVENVAAYRYRRQMRLEVAGYEPVTGDIAWGGNWFFLIGESPVPIVKQNLEALTAFTWAVRQALEQADIRGEDGGVIDHIELFGDDPQADSRSFVLCPGKAYDRSPCGTGTSAKLACLAADGKLLPDTQWRQASVIGSEFQAYYRRNGDRITPFIRGQAYVCADSQLLLDERDPFVWGIR, encoded by the coding sequence ATGGCACTTTCTGCACATATCACCGCTTTGCGGGCGATCGATTCTCACACCGGCGGAGAGCCGACTCGGCTTATAGTCGAAGGTTTTCCCGATCTCGGCGAGGGCAGCATGGCGGAACGGCGGGCGCGTTTCGCGCAACATTATGATGATTGGCGCTGTGCTGTGATGCTCGAACCGCGTGGTAATGACGTATTGGTGGGGGCATTGCTGTGCCGCCCCTGTTCGCCACAGGCCACCGCCGGGGTGATTTTCTTTAACAACAGCGGCTATCTGGGCATGTGCGGTCATGGCACTATCGGGTTGATCGCTTCACTGGCGCACTTGGGGCGCATCCACGCCGGGTGCCACCTGATAGAGACCCCGGTCGGCACGGTAAACGCCACGCTGCATGAGGACGGCAGCGTCACGGTGGAAAACGTGGCGGCATATCGTTACCGCCGCCAGATGCGGCTTGAGGTTGCGGGTTACGAGCCGGTGACGGGAGACATCGCCTGGGGAGGAAACTGGTTCTTCCTGATCGGCGAGTCGCCGGTGCCGATTGTTAAACAAAATTTGGAAGCGTTGACCGCGTTCACCTGGGCGGTGCGACAGGCGTTGGAGCAGGCGGATATCCGCGGTGAAGACGGCGGGGTGATAGACCATATCGAACTGTTCGGTGACGATCCTCAGGCCGACAGCCGCAGTTTCGTGCTGTGCCCCGGCAAAGCCTATGACCGTTCCCCGTGCGGCACCGGCACCAGCGCCAAACTGGCGTGTCTGGCGGCGGACGGCAAACTGCTGCCGGACACGCAGTGGCGGCAGGCCAGCGTGATCGGCAGCGAATTTCAGGCCTACTATCGCCGGAATGGCGATCGCATTACCCCCTTTATTCGCGGGCAGGCCTATGTGTGCGCCGATAGCCAGCTGCTGCTCGACGAACGCGATCCCTTTGTATGGGGAATACGCTGA
- a CDS encoding FAD-binding oxidoreductase, with amino-acid sequence MSTERGADVIVVGAGIIGAACAWRLAREGYRVSVVDDGRAGATAAGMGHLVCMDDNPAELALNAYSLRLWREVTERMPQACAWRGCGTLWLADKTDEMTIAEQKRARLADQGVAAELLTAEQIAAMEPMLRHGLTGGLRVPGDGILYAPLAARWLLADGGAAIEVVHGEASALEEEAVRLTDGRRLVAPAVVLACGLRANGLLPQTLLHAKKGHLAITDRYPPRVRHQLVELGYGASAHASNGTSVAFNVQARPTGQWLIGSSRQFDAVDSALDMPLLAAMLTRAQYFLPALAQMNIIRCWTGLRAASADGLPLLGAHPQHSWLWLALGHEGLGVTTALGSAALITAQIGRQTPEIDDTPYLAARAFAAEELPV; translated from the coding sequence ATGAGTACCGAGCGAGGAGCCGATGTCATCGTGGTGGGCGCCGGCATCATCGGCGCCGCCTGTGCCTGGCGGCTGGCGAGGGAAGGGTATCGCGTCTCGGTGGTGGACGATGGCCGCGCCGGTGCCACCGCCGCCGGCATGGGCCATCTGGTGTGCATGGACGATAATCCGGCCGAGCTGGCGTTGAACGCTTATTCGCTGCGGTTATGGCGAGAAGTGACGGAGCGCATGCCGCAAGCGTGTGCCTGGCGCGGCTGCGGAACGCTGTGGCTGGCGGATAAAACGGATGAAATGACCATCGCCGAGCAAAAGCGGGCGCGACTGGCGGATCAGGGCGTGGCTGCAGAGCTGCTGACGGCGGAGCAGATCGCCGCCATGGAACCGATGCTGAGGCACGGCCTGACCGGTGGGCTGCGGGTGCCGGGCGACGGCATTCTGTATGCGCCGCTCGCGGCTCGTTGGCTGTTGGCCGACGGCGGAGCGGCGATCGAGGTGGTGCATGGTGAAGCGTCAGCGCTGGAAGAGGAGGCGGTGCGGCTGACGGACGGCAGGCGCCTGGTGGCGCCGGCGGTGGTCTTGGCCTGCGGCCTTAGGGCCAATGGTCTATTGCCGCAGACTTTGCTGCACGCCAAGAAGGGGCATTTGGCGATCACCGATCGTTACCCGCCGCGGGTGCGGCATCAGTTGGTAGAGTTGGGGTATGGCGCCAGTGCGCATGCCAGCAACGGCACGTCGGTGGCATTCAATGTGCAGGCTCGGCCCACCGGGCAATGGTTGATCGGTTCTTCCCGTCAGTTCGACGCCGTCGATTCGGCGTTGGATATGCCGCTACTGGCGGCGATGCTCACGCGCGCTCAGTATTTCTTGCCCGCGCTGGCGCAGATGAACATCATTCGCTGCTGGACCGGGCTGCGCGCCGCCTCCGCCGACGGGCTGCCGCTGTTGGGCGCGCATCCGCAGCATTCATGGCTGTGGCTGGCGTTGGGGCACGAGGGATTGGGCGTCACGACTGCTCTCGGCAGCGCCGCCCTGATTACTGCGCAGATCGGCCGGCAAACGCCGGAGATTGACGATACCCCGTATTTGGCGGCGCGGGCGTTTGCCGCCGAGGAGCTGCCGGTATGA
- a CDS encoding (2Fe-2S)-binding protein has translation MNERQSMLTLSIDGEPCRVPVGISVAAALSLCGEDRCRLSISHQPRAPFCGMGVCQECRVTINGLRRLACQTLCQAGMRIERSDDE, from the coding sequence ATGAATGAAAGGCAAAGTATGCTCACGTTGAGCATTGATGGTGAACCCTGCCGAGTGCCGGTAGGCATCAGCGTTGCCGCGGCGCTCAGCCTGTGCGGTGAGGATCGTTGCCGATTGTCGATTTCACACCAGCCGCGCGCGCCGTTTTGCGGTATGGGCGTGTGTCAGGAGTGTCGGGTGACCATTAACGGGCTGCGTCGCCTGGCATGCCAGACGTTGTGCCAAGCTGGCATGCGTATTGAGAGGAGCGATGATGAGTAA
- a CDS encoding FAD/NAD(P)-binding oxidoreductase: protein MSNFDCEVLIVGAGPAGMAAALAAAESGGQVRMIDDNPHPGGQIWRDGPQVALSETANRYRQAIATRENIALQSGCKLVAQCGAGRLAYEDAEGCGVIRYQKLILCNGARELLLPFPGWTLPGVTGAGGLQAQIKQGLTIHGERVVIAGSGPLLLAVANSVKQAGGEVVLVAEQAPLWRLAAFAGGLWRWPAKLRQAFSLMPRRYCAGSRVLAALGQERLTSVRVNSGGKERTIACDRLACGFGLVANIELAMLLGCRIEQDAVAVDYWQQTSQAHIYAAGECTGIGGSELALTEGAIAGYAAIGQKSKADSLAAQRRQWRRFARAVASTFALDERLSSLANPQTLLCRCEDVTLEQVRHQPDWNTAKLSSRCGMGACQGKICATAARQLLGWPLSPPRVPLTPVRAETLVALGLSCDDDGN from the coding sequence ATGAGTAACTTCGACTGTGAGGTGCTGATCGTCGGTGCCGGGCCGGCCGGAATGGCAGCGGCGCTGGCCGCGGCGGAAAGTGGTGGTCAGGTGCGAATGATTGATGATAATCCGCATCCCGGCGGGCAAATCTGGCGCGATGGGCCGCAGGTGGCTTTGTCTGAAACGGCGAACCGCTATCGGCAGGCGATAGCGACGAGGGAAAATATTGCGCTACAGTCTGGCTGCAAGCTGGTGGCGCAGTGCGGCGCTGGCCGATTGGCGTATGAAGACGCTGAAGGCTGCGGCGTGATTCGCTATCAAAAACTGATTTTATGCAATGGCGCGCGTGAACTGCTGCTGCCGTTTCCCGGCTGGACGCTGCCGGGGGTGACCGGCGCCGGTGGCCTACAGGCGCAAATCAAGCAGGGGCTGACGATCCACGGTGAGCGAGTGGTGATAGCCGGCAGTGGTCCGCTGTTGCTGGCGGTGGCAAACAGCGTGAAACAGGCCGGAGGCGAGGTGGTGTTGGTGGCGGAACAGGCACCGCTTTGGCGATTGGCGGCGTTCGCCGGCGGCCTATGGCGCTGGCCGGCCAAGCTGCGCCAGGCGTTTTCTCTGATGCCGCGTCGTTATTGTGCCGGCAGTCGAGTACTGGCGGCGTTGGGGCAAGAACGTTTAACCTCGGTGCGCGTCAATAGCGGCGGGAAGGAGAGAACGATCGCTTGTGACAGGTTGGCCTGTGGTTTTGGTCTGGTGGCGAACATTGAGTTGGCGATGCTGTTGGGGTGTAGGATCGAGCAAGACGCCGTGGCGGTGGATTATTGGCAGCAAACCAGCCAGGCGCACATTTATGCTGCCGGGGAGTGTACCGGCATCGGCGGCAGTGAATTGGCGCTCACCGAAGGCGCTATCGCCGGTTATGCCGCCATCGGGCAGAAGTCAAAAGCCGACTCCCTGGCGGCGCAGCGGCGGCAGTGGAGGCGTTTCGCCAGGGCGGTGGCAAGCACCTTTGCACTCGATGAGCGCCTGAGTTCTCTAGCCAACCCGCAGACGCTACTGTGCCGCTGCGAAGATGTCACGCTGGAACAGGTGCGCCATCAGCCGGATTGGAACACAGCCAAGCTGAGCAGCCGCTGTGGCATGGGGGCTTGCCAGGGCAAAATCTGTGCGACGGCGGCGAGGCAGCTTTTGGGCTGGCCTTTATCGCCACCGCGTGTGCCTTTAACGCCGGTCAGAGCGGAAACGCTGGTTGCGCTGGGCCTGAGCTGCGATGATGACGGCAACTGA
- a CDS encoding GlpM family protein: MGILVKALIGALVVVLIGLLAKTRNYYIAGLVPLFPTFALIAHYIVGNERSIAALKTTLIFGMWAVLPYLVYLISLYFLINSLRLSLALGAAVLCWVAAAWLLITLWGWWQGR, from the coding sequence ATGGGCATCCTTGTCAAAGCGCTGATCGGCGCATTAGTCGTGGTTCTGATCGGCCTGCTGGCCAAAACGCGCAACTATTATATCGCCGGTTTAGTCCCGCTCTTCCCCACTTTCGCCCTGATTGCGCATTACATTGTCGGTAATGAACGTTCAATTGCGGCGCTGAAAACGACGCTGATTTTCGGCATGTGGGCGGTGCTGCCCTACCTGGTGTATTTGATTTCACTGTATTTCTTGATTAACAGCCTGCGGTTGTCGCTAGCTCTGGGTGCGGCGGTGCTGTGCTGGGTTGCAGCGGCGTGGCTATTAATTACGCTGTGGGGATGGTGGCAAGGGCGCTAA
- a CDS encoding DUF2594 family protein: MSNVDFTTSANPEILATEVACLKATLTLILKSIGQADAGKVIINMERFIAQIEDPTQAEIFKNSIQQIKHAYRQ; this comes from the coding sequence ATGAGCAACGTTGATTTCACTACGTCTGCAAACCCGGAGATCTTGGCGACTGAGGTTGCCTGCCTCAAAGCCACACTGACGCTGATCCTGAAGTCGATCGGCCAGGCCGACGCCGGGAAAGTTATCATCAACATGGAACGTTTTATCGCCCAGATTGAAGATCCCACTCAGGCAGAAATCTTCAAGAACAGCATTCAGCAAATCAAGCACGCTTACCGCCAGTAA
- the uvrY gene encoding UvrY/SirA/GacA family response regulator transcription factor gives MISVLLVDDHELVRAGIRRILEDIKGIKVVGEAQCGEDAVKWCRGNAVDIVLMDMNMPGIGGLEATRKIVRYAPDVKVIMLTIHTENPLPAKVMQAGAAGYLSKGAAPQEVINALRSVHAGQRYIASDIAQQMALSQLEPQAETPFSCLSERELQIMLMITKGKKVNEISEQLSLSPKTVNSYRYRMFSKLNISGDVELTHLAIRHGLFNAETLLSSE, from the coding sequence TTGATTAGCGTTCTTCTTGTTGATGACCACGAACTGGTGCGCGCAGGGATACGACGCATTCTTGAAGATATCAAAGGTATAAAAGTTGTCGGTGAGGCCCAATGCGGTGAAGACGCCGTAAAATGGTGCCGTGGCAACGCTGTCGATATCGTGCTGATGGACATGAATATGCCGGGCATTGGCGGGCTGGAAGCCACGCGCAAGATTGTGCGTTATGCACCCGACGTCAAAGTCATCATGTTGACTATCCATACTGAAAATCCTTTGCCCGCGAAGGTGATGCAGGCGGGTGCCGCCGGCTATCTGAGCAAGGGCGCCGCGCCGCAGGAAGTGATTAATGCCTTGCGTTCCGTGCATGCGGGGCAGCGTTATATCGCGTCTGATATCGCCCAGCAGATGGCCCTGAGTCAGCTGGAGCCGCAGGCCGAAACTCCGTTCAGCTGCCTGTCTGAACGCGAGCTGCAGATCATGTTGATGATCACTAAAGGCAAAAAAGTGAATGAGATCTCGGAGCAGTTGAGTCTTAGCCCGAAAACGGTGAACAGTTACCGTTACCGCATGTTCAGCAAACTGAATATCAGCGGCGACGTTGAACTGACCCACCTGGCCATCCGACATGGATTGTTCAATGCGGAGACGTTGTTAAGCAGTGAATGA
- the uvrC gene encoding excinuclease ABC subunit UvrC, translating to MNDRFDAKAFLSTVTSQPGVYRMYDATGTVIYVGKAKDLKKRLASYFRQQVSSRKTETLVKNIAQIDVTVTHTETEALLLEHNYIKLYQPRYNVLLRDDKSYPLIFLSADTHPRLSVHRGAKHAKGEYFGPFPNSYAVRETLALLQKLFPIRQCENSVYRNRSRPCLQYQIGRCLGPCVAGLVSEEEYRQQVDYVRLFLSGKDQQVLHQLIARMEDASKLLNFEEAARIRDQIQAVRRVTERQFVSGDSDDLDVIGVAFDAGMACLHVLFIRQGKVLGSRSYFPKVPGGTDMSEVVQTFVGQFYLQGSQARTLPGEILLDFSLPEKDLLAESLSELAGRKIHIQSKPRGDRARYLKLARTNAATALTTKLSQQSTIHQRLAELAKVLNLTEINRMECFDISHTMGEQTVASCVVFDGNGPVRAEYRRYNISGITPGDDYAAMTQVLKRRYGKALEEKKIPDVIFIDGGKGQLGMAIDVFKSLNVTWDKSKPLLIGIAKGADRKAGLETLFFVPEGEGISLPPDSPALHVIQHIRDDSHNHAITGHRQRRAKVRNTSALELIEGVGPKRRQVLLKYMGGLQPLLNASVEEIAKVPGISQALAEKIYNALKH from the coding sequence GTGAATGACCGTTTTGATGCCAAAGCCTTCCTGAGTACCGTCACCAGCCAGCCCGGCGTCTACCGTATGTACGACGCCACGGGCACGGTGATCTACGTCGGTAAAGCCAAAGACCTGAAAAAGCGTCTCGCCAGCTATTTTCGGCAGCAGGTCAGCAGCCGTAAAACCGAGACGCTGGTTAAAAATATCGCGCAAATAGATGTAACGGTTACCCACACCGAAACGGAAGCGCTGTTGTTGGAACATAACTACATTAAATTGTACCAACCGCGATATAATGTTCTTTTGCGAGACGATAAATCTTATCCGCTGATTTTTCTCAGCGCGGATACCCATCCTCGTTTGTCGGTGCACCGCGGCGCCAAACACGCCAAGGGCGAATATTTCGGGCCTTTTCCCAACTCTTATGCCGTGCGCGAAACGCTGGCGCTGTTGCAGAAGCTGTTCCCGATCCGCCAGTGCGAAAACAGCGTGTATCGCAACCGTTCGCGTCCGTGCCTGCAGTATCAGATCGGTCGCTGTCTCGGCCCTTGCGTCGCCGGCCTGGTGAGTGAAGAAGAGTACCGACAGCAGGTGGACTACGTGCGGCTGTTCCTTTCGGGCAAAGATCAGCAGGTGTTGCACCAGCTGATTGCGCGCATGGAAGACGCCAGCAAACTGCTTAATTTCGAAGAGGCAGCGCGCATTCGCGATCAAATTCAGGCCGTGCGCCGCGTCACCGAGCGGCAGTTCGTGTCGGGCGACAGCGACGATCTGGACGTGATCGGCGTGGCGTTCGACGCCGGTATGGCGTGCCTGCACGTGCTGTTCATCCGTCAGGGCAAGGTGCTGGGCAGCCGCAGTTATTTCCCTAAAGTGCCGGGCGGCACGGATATGAGCGAAGTGGTGCAGACTTTTGTCGGCCAGTTCTATTTGCAAGGCAGCCAGGCGCGTACATTGCCCGGTGAGATCCTGTTGGATTTCAGCCTGCCGGAAAAAGACCTGCTTGCGGAGTCGCTCTCCGAGCTGGCGGGGCGCAAGATTCACATTCAAAGCAAACCGCGCGGTGATCGCGCCCGTTATCTGAAGCTGGCGCGTACCAACGCGGCAACGGCGTTGACCACCAAGCTTTCGCAACAGTCGACGATCCATCAGCGGCTGGCGGAGCTGGCCAAAGTGCTGAACCTGACGGAAATCAACCGCATGGAGTGCTTCGATATCAGCCACACCATGGGTGAGCAGACCGTGGCTTCGTGTGTGGTGTTCGACGGCAATGGCCCGGTGCGCGCGGAGTATCGGCGCTACAATATCAGCGGCATCACCCCCGGTGATGACTACGCGGCGATGACGCAAGTGCTGAAGCGCCGTTACGGCAAGGCGCTGGAGGAGAAAAAGATCCCGGATGTCATCTTTATCGACGGCGGCAAAGGGCAGCTCGGCATGGCGATCGACGTGTTCAAATCGCTCAACGTCACCTGGGATAAGAGTAAGCCGCTGCTGATCGGCATCGCCAAAGGTGCCGATCGCAAGGCCGGGTTAGAAACATTGTTCTTCGTGCCGGAAGGCGAGGGGATTTCGCTGCCGCCGGACTCGCCGGCGCTGCATGTGATCCAACACATTCGTGATGATTCGCACAATCACGCGATTACCGGTCACCGGCAGCGAAGAGCGAAAGTCAGAAATACCAGCGCACTGGAACTGATTGAGGGCGTGGGGCCGAAACGGCGTCAGGTGCTGTTGAAGTATATGGGCGGACTGCAACCTTTGTTGAACGCCAGCGTGGAGGAAATTGCAAAAGTGCCGGGTATTTCACAAGCATTGGCAGAAAAGATCTACAATGCATTGAAACACTGA
- the pgsA gene encoding CDP-diacylglycerol--glycerol-3-phosphate 3-phosphatidyltransferase, giving the protein MQLNIPTWLTLFRVVLIPFFVLAFYLPFSWAPMVCAVIFVFAAVTDWFDGFLARRWKQTTRFGAFLDPVADKVMVAVALVLVAEHYHSWWITLPAATMIAREIIISSLREWMAEIGKRSSVAVSWIGKVKTMAQMMSLVGLLWRPDRSVEYVAIGLLYIAAVLTFWSMFQYLNAARNDLLEP; this is encoded by the coding sequence ATGCAATTGAATATACCGACTTGGCTTACCCTGTTTCGCGTAGTTCTGATCCCATTCTTTGTGCTGGCGTTTTATCTGCCGTTCAGCTGGGCTCCGATGGTTTGCGCCGTTATCTTTGTGTTTGCCGCCGTCACCGACTGGTTTGACGGCTTCCTGGCACGCCGCTGGAAACAAACGACGCGCTTCGGGGCGTTCCTGGATCCGGTCGCGGACAAAGTGATGGTGGCGGTGGCGCTGGTGCTGGTGGCGGAGCACTACCACAGTTGGTGGATCACGCTGCCGGCGGCCACCATGATCGCCCGTGAAATCATCATTTCGTCGCTGCGCGAGTGGATGGCGGAAATTGGCAAACGCAGCAGCGTGGCGGTGTCCTGGATCGGCAAAGTGAAAACCATGGCGCAGATGATGTCGCTGGTGGGCTTGCTGTGGCGCCCGGATCGCTCCGTAGAGTATGTGGCGATCGGTTTGCTGTATATCGCGGCGGTGCTGACTTTCTGGTCGATGTTCCAATATTTGAACGCGGCGCGCAACGATTTGCTGGAACCTTGA